The following are encoded in a window of Nitrospinota bacterium genomic DNA:
- a CDS encoding MotA/TolQ/ExbB proton channel family protein, which translates to METSADGIWLFTVFQRGGPMMWPILVCSILAVAISIERFIKLQKEKVIHPGFLSEVRREWQEKKFDRAMEVCNRHSTPVSRIVRAGLLRWKMGILEIERAVEGAGNHESTLLNANLRGLGVIANIAPMLGLLGTVAGMIKAFNVISTSGSGNAALVANGISEALITTASGLIVGIPTLAIYHFFKGKVEQLIFEMEEVSINFIEEIGYSLVSDEEEPG; encoded by the coding sequence ATGGAAACGTCTGCTGACGGTATCTGGCTGTTCACCGTCTTTCAAAGGGGCGGTCCCATGATGTGGCCCATCCTCGTCTGTTCCATACTGGCAGTCGCAATTTCAATAGAAAGATTCATAAAACTCCAAAAAGAGAAGGTTATCCACCCCGGTTTTCTGAGCGAGGTACGCAGGGAGTGGCAGGAAAAAAAATTCGACCGGGCGATGGAAGTCTGCAATCGGCATTCTACGCCTGTCTCACGGATAGTGCGCGCCGGACTGCTCCGATGGAAGATGGGGATACTCGAGATAGAAAGGGCGGTCGAAGGGGCAGGAAATCATGAATCGACCCTGCTTAACGCCAACCTTCGCGGCCTCGGAGTGATAGCAAACATCGCCCCGATGCTAGGACTGCTTGGCACGGTCGCTGGAATGATCAAGGCGTTTAACGTGATCTCCACCTCCGGGAGCGGAAACGCGGCCCTGGTCGCGAACGGAATTTCCGAAGCGCTCATTACCACCGCATCGGGCCTCATAGTAGGGATACCGACGCTTGCCATCTACCATTTTTTTAAGGGGAAGGTTGAACAGCTCATATTCGAAATGGAAGAGGTATCGATAAACTTCATAGAAGAGATAGGCTATTCGCTCGTCAGTGACGAAGAGGAGCCGGGATGA
- a CDS encoding lytic transglycosylase domain-containing protein gives METNRFCSAVLLVFFISTPLEAYADVYRYVDENGTVQFTDKRISSGSTPYIREKPEQKKVKRGVSIKRKKGGRESYADYRDEIYKLSVEEGMEPRFIKSVIKAESAFDRYAISSAGAVGLMQLMPATAKNYGVLNPFIAEDNIRGGTRYLKYLLEKYNGNKELALAAYNAGENAVEKYSGIPPYPETIGFIRRVMDNYYDRPYKAGKSAEGKAKIYRYIDDEGVLHITDTPIFVSDN, from the coding sequence ATGGAGACAAATAGATTCTGTTCTGCCGTTTTGTTGGTATTTTTCATTTCCACACCCCTCGAGGCATATGCAGATGTATACAGGTACGTTGATGAGAACGGCACGGTCCAGTTCACGGATAAAAGGATATCTTCCGGCAGCACTCCATACATCCGCGAGAAACCGGAGCAAAAAAAGGTGAAAAGAGGTGTGTCTATAAAGAGGAAAAAGGGGGGGAGAGAATCATACGCCGATTACAGGGATGAAATTTACAAGCTCTCTGTCGAGGAAGGGATGGAACCTCGTTTCATAAAAAGCGTTATCAAGGCGGAATCGGCATTTGACAGGTATGCCATCTCCAGCGCCGGGGCGGTAGGGCTCATGCAGCTTATGCCGGCAACCGCGAAAAATTACGGCGTTTTGAATCCCTTTATTGCGGAAGATAATATAAGGGGTGGAACAAGGTATCTAAAGTACCTGCTGGAGAAGTATAATGGCAACAAGGAGCTTGCCTTGGCGGCATACAACGCTGGCGAGAACGCCGTGGAGAAATATTCCGGAATACCGCCGTACCCGGAGACGATTGGATTCATTAGAAGAGTGATGGATAATTATTACGACCGCCCCTATAAGGCGGGAAAAAGCGCTGAAGGGAAAGCGAAAATTTATAGATATATCGATGATGAAGGCGTACTGCATATAACGGACACGCCGATATTTGTTTCAGACAATTAA
- a CDS encoding biopolymer transporter ExbD: protein MKFLKRTEEDFSLQLTPLIDVVFLLLIFFMVSTAFVDFTRQIDINLPKTAAGDLPAEKKVFTIEISREKEIFLDGKQVTFTELEERIAGSGGAKRSVIIRADSEVDYGTTVGIMGMCKLNGIEEIGLSVSER from the coding sequence ATGAAATTTTTAAAAAGAACGGAAGAGGATTTCTCTCTGCAACTTACCCCCCTCATAGACGTGGTATTCCTTCTCCTCATCTTTTTCATGGTATCTACAGCGTTTGTCGATTTCACTAGGCAGATCGACATCAATCTCCCGAAAACCGCCGCCGGGGACCTCCCGGCTGAAAAAAAAGTGTTTACGATAGAAATTTCCCGCGAGAAGGAAATTTTTCTTGACGGGAAACAGGTGACGTTCACGGAACTAGAAGAGCGGATCGCGGGAAGCGGAGGGGCCAAGCGCTCAGTGATAATCAGGGCCGACAGTGAAGTTGATTACGGCACTACCGTCGGAATAATGGGGATGTGCAAATTGAACGGCATCGAAGAGATCGGGCTTTCGGTATCGGAGAGATGA
- the pgsA gene encoding CDP-diacylglycerol--glycerol-3-phosphate 3-phosphatidyltransferase has product MRRINLPTRLTLFRIGVVPVIVVLLMSPTPFFSFLAALVFGAGAITDYLDGHLARTTGSVTAIGKLLDPIADKVLILSALIPMVALGRVPAWLATIMIAREFAVTGVRLMAASENKIIAADRLGKFKTGFEIAAMELLLLQWDLGIIHFQTAGMICLLIALVFSLASATNYFTKYFEER; this is encoded by the coding sequence TTGAGGAGGATAAATCTACCGACGAGGTTGACGCTTTTTCGGATAGGCGTGGTGCCTGTGATTGTTGTTCTTCTTATGTCCCCCACACCGTTCTTTTCATTTCTGGCGGCGCTGGTTTTCGGCGCGGGAGCGATCACCGACTACCTTGACGGGCACCTTGCCAGGACCACCGGCTCCGTTACGGCGATAGGCAAACTGCTTGACCCGATTGCGGATAAGGTGCTGATACTTTCGGCGCTGATACCAATGGTGGCGCTTGGCCGCGTGCCAGCGTGGCTTGCTACCATCATGATCGCAAGGGAGTTTGCGGTAACAGGCGTAAGGCTTATGGCGGCTTCGGAAAACAAGATCATCGCGGCGGACAGGCTCGGGAAATTCAAGACAGGGTTTGAGATAGCGGCCATGGAACTGCTGCTGTTGCAATGGGATCTCGGCATCATTCATTTCCAGACCGCTGGTATGATCTGCCTTCTTATCGCGCTTGTATTCAGTCTGGCATCCGCAACGAATTACTTCACGAAGTATTTTGAAGAGCGGTAG